A single region of the Helicobacter colisuis genome encodes:
- the def gene encoding peptide deformylase has product MLEVITYPNPILRQISKPIEVFDKSLHDLLDAMYEVMLQKNGVGISAIQVAKPIRALLICLPDEEGNQHKEDLLEIINPQILEKDGEILFNEGCLSVPEFYEEVKRASSLKVAYQDRYGNPKELEAKDYLAVALQHEIDHLNGILFIDKLSILKRKKFEKELKHKRKG; this is encoded by the coding sequence ATGTTAGAAGTCATCACTTACCCAAATCCTATTTTGCGACAAATCTCCAAACCCATTGAAGTATTTGATAAATCATTGCACGATCTTTTAGATGCAATGTATGAAGTTATGCTTCAAAAAAATGGAGTTGGAATTTCTGCAATCCAAGTTGCCAAACCCATTCGCGCATTACTTATTTGTTTGCCCGATGAAGAGGGAAATCAACACAAAGAAGATTTATTAGAAATCATCAATCCGCAAATCTTGGAAAAAGATGGCGAAATTTTGTTTAATGAAGGCTGTTTAAGTGTTCCTGAATTTTATGAAGAGGTAAAACGCGCTTCTTCTTTAAAAGTGGCTTATCAAGACCGCTATGGGAATCCAAAAGAATTAGAAGCCAAAGATTACTTAGCAGTTGCCTTGCAACATGAGATTGATCATTTAAATGGCATTTTATTTATTGACAAACTCTCCATTCTTAAGCGCAAAAAATTTGAAAAAGAATTAAAACATAAAAGGAAAGGATAA
- the moaA gene encoding GTP 3',8-cyclase MoaA produces the protein MLIDSFGRVIDYIRVSVTERCNFRCLYCMPNTPMDIGREEDDVPLESVLNFIKVVIDEGVKKIRITGGEPLLRRGIAGFIGEIYRYNSNIDIALTTNAYLLEPLAKDLKEAGLKRINISLDSLKKEGVVCISKRDALEKILAGIKKAVDEGLIVKLNMVPLKGINDDEVVDILEYGMNLGVGVRFIEYMENTHAKGGTIGLRGEEILQRISKKYEYRLLKKDVFGPATLYEIPQRNSYLFGVIAPHNDDFCKTCNRIRLSSEGKLIPCLYHENAVDIKEAMLYGDADEILRKLNLCVQNKPEKNDWNLDEVSKRAFYKTGG, from the coding sequence TTGTTGATTGATAGTTTTGGGCGCGTGATTGATTATATTCGCGTAAGTGTTACAGAGAGATGTAATTTTCGTTGCCTTTATTGTATGCCAAATACTCCTATGGATATAGGTAGGGAAGAAGATGATGTGCCTTTGGAGAGTGTATTAAATTTTATTAAAGTAGTTATTGATGAAGGAGTAAAAAAAATCCGAATCACAGGCGGAGAACCACTGCTTAGGCGTGGAATTGCTGGATTTATAGGGGAGATTTATCGTTATAATTCTAACATTGATATTGCATTAACCACCAATGCCTATCTCTTAGAACCCCTTGCAAAAGATCTAAAAGAAGCAGGGTTAAAGAGAATTAATATTTCTCTTGATTCTCTAAAAAAAGAGGGAGTTGTTTGTATTTCTAAGCGTGATGCTTTAGAAAAGATTCTAGCAGGAATCAAAAAAGCCGTAGATGAGGGGTTGATTGTTAAATTAAATATGGTGCCCCTAAAGGGAATTAATGATGATGAAGTAGTGGATATTTTAGAATATGGAATGAATCTTGGTGTGGGAGTGCGGTTTATAGAATATATGGAAAATACACATGCAAAAGGCGGAACTATCGGACTTAGGGGAGAGGAGATTCTCCAAAGGATTAGCAAGAAATACGAATATAGACTTTTAAAAAAAGATGTATTTGGACCAGCAACATTATATGAAATACCCCAAAGAAACTCTTATCTTTTTGGCGTCATTGCTCCCCATAATGATGATTTTTGTAAAACTTGCAATCGAATCCGCTTAAGCAGTGAAGGGAAGCTGATACCTTGTCTTTATCATGAAAATGCTGTGGATATTAAAGAAGCAATGCTTTATGGGGATGCTGATGAGATTTTGCGTAAGCTTAACCTTTGTGTTCAAAATAAGCCTGAAAAAAATGATTGGAATCTAGATGAGGTTTCAAAAAGGGCATTCTATAAAACAGGTGGATAA
- the flhB gene encoding flagellar biosynthesis protein FlhB, with protein MADEEEKTEAPSARKIEKAREEGNVIKSPDVNAFLGLVVGLVLIFLCFNFWVNGLSGIFFEVYHIFNQDLTRSNAISLTISLVFKVLYLLTPIFGALMLIGIIANISQSGFLLTTKAIQPKLQKLNFISGLKNIISLKKLLDGFLITFKVLTAFIIAFFVFLGFMKELTTVSLFPIGDQMIWLKDKALILIAILLAFFLVMAIADYLIKRYQYFKSLRMSKQEVKDEFKNQEGDQQVKGKIRSLMFQAAKKRMMQNIPNADVVVTNPTHYAVALRYDSSKERAPRVLAKGVDFLAQRIKEIAKENEIPIIENPPLARALYKDVDIDKEIPETLYQAMVEVLIKVQQINEERKKGVNF; from the coding sequence ATGGCTGATGAAGAAGAAAAGACTGAAGCCCCTTCTGCGCGTAAAATAGAGAAAGCTCGCGAGGAAGGGAATGTCATCAAAAGCCCCGATGTTAATGCTTTTTTAGGCTTAGTTGTAGGGCTTGTTTTGATTTTTTTATGCTTTAATTTTTGGGTGAATGGCTTAAGTGGCATCTTTTTTGAAGTTTATCATATTTTTAATCAAGATCTCACGCGCTCTAATGCCATTTCTCTGACAATTTCTCTAGTCTTTAAAGTGCTTTATTTGCTTACGCCTATTTTTGGTGCTTTAATGCTTATAGGAATTATTGCTAATATTTCTCAAAGCGGTTTTTTATTAACCACAAAAGCTATCCAGCCCAAACTCCAAAAACTCAATTTCATTAGTGGATTAAAAAATATCATTTCTCTTAAAAAATTGCTTGATGGATTCTTGATTACATTTAAAGTTCTCACGGCTTTTATCATTGCTTTTTTTGTCTTTTTAGGCTTTATGAAAGAACTAACTACCGTTTCACTTTTTCCTATTGGCGATCAAATGATTTGGCTAAAAGATAAGGCTCTCATTCTCATTGCTATATTATTAGCCTTTTTTTTAGTGATGGCAATCGCTGATTACCTTATCAAGCGCTATCAATATTTCAAGTCCTTGCGTATGAGCAAACAAGAAGTCAAAGATGAATTTAAAAACCAAGAAGGGGATCAACAAGTTAAAGGAAAAATCCGATCTTTAATGTTTCAAGCTGCCAAAAAGCGAATGATGCAAAATATTCCTAATGCCGATGTTGTTGTTACTAACCCAACTCACTATGCTGTAGCTTTGCGCTATGATTCCAGCAAAGAAAGAGCACCAAGAGTTTTAGCCAAAGGCGTGGATTTTCTTGCCCAAAGAATCAAAGAAATCGCCAAAGAAAATGAAATTCCCATTATTGAAAACCCACCCCTAGCAAGGGCGCTTTATAAAGATGTTGATATTGACAAAGAAATTCCTGAAACTCTCTATCAGGCTATGGTAGAAGTTCTCATTAAAGTTCAACAAATCAACGAAGAGCGCAAAAAAGGCGTGAATTTCTAA
- a CDS encoding DNA translocase FtsK, translating into MTNEDPIAEATPQNKPASIQQQLEDEDMRAIQMAIKEELQKAQDYLSVQQESSPNFVEDEIVQQETQETQETQETQETQEIIKEKLEEKKGIVLNSDYLTITNQQTTFEESPLQESPITSISQDLQEASLLQNINFPVYGYGNTFSQTPQETNPNFTQQTLPQQKPQENTPTPITPQSQQETLEILQNAIREKRDLTLQFKEEIAPTPTKIPLESNQNQQNQSIPNAQESITQVAPQTPQSQTNTTQVKILEENQNLLNEIETSTESKPIQTDFILPKLEFLQTPQEERIEIDEDEIDKKINDLLNKLRMFKIEGDIVRTYSGPIVTTFEFRPSPNVKVSRIQTLQDDLAMALRAKTIRIQAPVPGKDVVGIEIPNSQIQTIYLREILENDIFQNATSPLTLALGKDIVGNPFVTDLKKLPHLLIAGTTGSGKSVGINAMILSLLYKNSPDTLRLLMIDPKMLEFSIYNDIPHLLTPVITQPKKAIIALDNAVKEMERRYTLMSEARIKNIESYNKKAEIEGFEPFPYIVIVIDELADLMMSGGKEAELSIARLAQMARASGIHLIVATQRPSVDVVTGTIKANLPSRISYKVGQKIDSKVILDSFGAESLLGRGDMLFTPPGGGIVRLHAPWSTEEEIEKIVEFIKLQRPVQYNENFMPNEDETLGLNYEGETDELYEEAKRIMLANNKTSISYIQRRLGIGYNKAANIVEQMISRGFLSQPNSKGVREIIGE; encoded by the coding sequence ATAACCAATGAAGATCCAATAGCTGAAGCAACCCCACAAAACAAACCAGCATCAATCCAGCAACAACTAGAAGATGAGGATATGCGTGCCATTCAAATGGCTATCAAAGAAGAGCTACAAAAAGCTCAAGATTACTTATCTGTTCAACAAGAATCATCACCCAATTTTGTGGAAGATGAGATTGTTCAACAAGAAACACAAGAAACACAAGAAACACAAGAAACACAAGAAACACAAGAAATAATCAAAGAAAAGCTTGAAGAAAAAAAAGGTATAGTGCTAAATTCAGATTATCTAACAATCACAAACCAACAAACCACCTTTGAAGAATCACCTCTTCAAGAATCACCAATCACCTCAATTTCACAAGATTTGCAAGAAGCATCACTCTTGCAAAATATCAATTTCCCGGTTTATGGCTATGGAAATACTTTTAGTCAAACTCCACAAGAGACAAATCCAAACTTTACCCAACAAACATTGCCCCAACAAAAACCTCAAGAAAATACGCCTACACCTATCACTCCACAATCCCAACAAGAAACTTTAGAGATTTTGCAAAATGCCATTAGAGAAAAAAGAGATTTAACCCTACAATTTAAAGAGGAAATCGCCCCAACCCCAACAAAGATTCCTCTAGAATCCAACCAAAACCAACAAAACCAATCCATTCCAAATGCCCAAGAATCTATAACCCAAGTAGCTCCCCAAACTCCACAATCTCAAACCAATACCACCCAAGTTAAAATCCTTGAAGAAAATCAAAATCTTCTCAATGAGATTGAAACAAGCACAGAATCAAAGCCTATCCAAACCGATTTTATTCTGCCTAAGCTTGAATTTCTACAAACTCCTCAAGAAGAGAGAATCGAGATTGACGAAGATGAAATTGATAAAAAAATCAATGATTTACTTAACAAACTTCGTATGTTCAAAATTGAAGGTGATATTGTCCGCACTTATTCTGGACCTATCGTTACAACTTTTGAATTTAGACCAAGCCCTAATGTCAAAGTCTCTAGAATCCAAACTCTCCAAGATGATCTAGCGATGGCTTTGAGAGCTAAAACTATCAGGATTCAAGCTCCTGTGCCAGGAAAAGATGTCGTTGGCATTGAGATTCCAAATAGTCAAATCCAAACTATCTATTTACGAGAAATTCTAGAAAATGATATTTTTCAAAATGCAACTTCACCGCTTACTTTGGCTTTAGGCAAAGACATTGTAGGGAATCCTTTTGTTACCGACCTTAAAAAGCTCCCTCACCTACTCATTGCAGGGACAACAGGAAGCGGTAAAAGTGTGGGAATAAATGCGATGATTCTCTCTTTGCTTTACAAAAATTCTCCCGATACACTAAGGTTACTTATGATTGATCCTAAAATGCTTGAATTTAGCATTTACAATGATATTCCACATTTATTAACCCCAGTTATCACACAACCAAAAAAAGCAATCATTGCACTTGATAATGCAGTTAAAGAAATGGAAAGACGCTACACACTAATGAGCGAAGCACGAATCAAAAATATTGAAAGTTATAACAAAAAGGCTGAAATAGAAGGCTTTGAGCCATTTCCTTATATTGTAATTGTCATTGATGAGTTAGCAGATTTGATGATGAGCGGCGGAAAAGAAGCTGAACTTTCTATCGCGCGTTTAGCGCAAATGGCGCGCGCTAGTGGTATTCACCTCATTGTTGCCACGCAAAGACCAAGCGTTGATGTTGTTACAGGAACTATCAAAGCCAATCTACCCTCACGCATTAGCTATAAGGTGGGGCAAAAAATTGATTCTAAAGTAATTTTAGATAGCTTTGGAGCTGAGTCGCTCCTAGGGCGTGGTGATATGCTTTTCACGCCTCCAGGTGGAGGAATAGTGAGACTTCATGCGCCATGGAGCACAGAAGAAGAAATCGAAAAAATCGTAGAATTTATCAAATTACAGCGACCTGTACAATACAATGAAAACTTTATGCCCAATGAAGATGAAACTTTGGGGCTTAATTATGAGGGTGAGACAGATGAACTCTATGAGGAAGCAAAAAGAATCATGCTTGCTAATAATAAAACTTCCATAAGTTACATTCAAAGGCGATTAGGAATTGGCTATAACAAAGCAGCTAATATTGTAGAACAAATGATATCTAGGGGCTTTTTAAGTCAGCCAAACTCTAAAGGAGTGCGTGAAATCATTGGCGAATAA
- a CDS encoding Dps family protein, translated as MEKIVQQLKQIQADSAVFYIKLHNYHWNVKGMDFHPVHAALESMYDDMADLMDDMAERVLQIGQKPYVTIKDMLAVSKIKEESGTSFDSRTIVQAILPEYEYFLKAFRELSDTAGEANDKATTALADEKIASLEKAIWMIKAQLA; from the coding sequence ATGGAAAAGATCGTTCAACAACTTAAACAAATTCAAGCAGACAGTGCAGTTTTTTACATTAAATTACACAATTATCACTGGAATGTTAAGGGAATGGATTTTCATCCTGTTCATGCGGCATTAGAAAGTATGTATGATGATATGGCAGATTTAATGGATGATATGGCAGAGCGTGTTTTGCAAATTGGACAAAAGCCCTATGTTACTATCAAAGACATGTTGGCAGTTAGTAAAATCAAAGAAGAGAGTGGCACAAGCTTTGATTCAAGAACAATCGTTCAAGCAATTTTACCTGAATATGAGTATTTTTTAAAGGCTTTTAGAGAGCTTTCTGATACAGCAGGAGAAGCAAATGATAAGGCGACTACTGCTTTAGCAGATGAAAAAATTGCAAGTTTAGAAAAAGCAATTTGGATGATAAAAGCTCAACTTGCATAA
- the clpP gene encoding ATP-dependent Clp endopeptidase proteolytic subunit ClpP, producing MSYYVPIVIEKTGRGERSYDIYSRLLKDRIIMLSGQIDDGVAASIVSQLLFLEAEDPQKDIYFYINSPGGVVTSGLSIYDTMNYIKPDVCTICIGQAASMGAFLLSCGTKGKRYSLPNSRIMIHQPLGGAQGQATDIEIQAKEILRLKATLNEILANNTSQSLEKIAKDTDRDFFMSAKEAKDYGLIDNILTKSLK from the coding sequence ATGAGCTATTATGTCCCTATCGTTATAGAAAAAACTGGGCGCGGCGAGAGAAGCTATGATATTTACTCACGGCTTCTTAAAGACCGAATCATTATGCTAAGTGGTCAAATTGATGATGGAGTTGCGGCTTCTATTGTCTCTCAACTTCTTTTTTTGGAAGCAGAAGATCCACAAAAAGACATTTATTTCTACATTAACTCTCCAGGTGGAGTAGTTACAAGTGGGCTTAGCATTTATGATACTATGAATTATATTAAGCCCGATGTTTGCACAATCTGTATCGGACAAGCAGCAAGTATGGGCGCATTTTTGCTTAGTTGTGGAACAAAAGGGAAACGCTATTCTTTGCCTAATTCAAGAATCATGATTCACCAACCTTTAGGTGGAGCCCAAGGACAAGCTACAGATATTGAGATTCAAGCAAAGGAGATCTTACGCTTAAAAGCGACTTTAAATGAGATTCTAGCAAACAACACTAGCCAATCCCTAGAAAAGATTGCTAAAGATACGGATAGAGATTTTTTTATGAGTGCCAAAGAAGCCAAAGATTATGGACTAATTGATAATATTTTGACAAAAAGTTTAAAATAG
- a CDS encoding complement resistance protein TraT: MKKTLLIPLVSVFLLSGCVTTSLQTTSTMSQSIFVDPVAKSEQTIFVAMRNTSGQNINLTPKVIGLLQSKGYKIVEDPKEATFILQANVLYCDIKQENNAAPAAGVGAVAGAGVGIYNHSSATSGVVGGLIGAAVGGIAGKLTEDTIFQMQVDINVRQKIAGGTINTNASSSRQASVNDQRRAGFLNSFAGDVASTQKTGKLNDNRANYNEQVYASDYSEKQTTLFAEATKLNLKLEEAIPVLEDKIATQISGIF; this comes from the coding sequence ATGAAAAAAACTTTATTAATACCTCTTGTTTCTGTTTTTTTACTAAGTGGATGCGTAACAACTTCATTGCAAACTACTTCAACAATGTCTCAAAGTATTTTTGTTGATCCTGTGGCAAAATCTGAACAGACTATTTTTGTTGCGATGCGAAACACTAGCGGACAGAATATTAATTTAACGCCCAAAGTAATCGGTTTGCTTCAAAGCAAAGGTTATAAAATCGTTGAAGATCCAAAAGAAGCAACTTTTATTTTACAAGCAAATGTTTTGTATTGCGATATCAAACAAGAAAATAATGCAGCTCCCGCAGCTGGAGTAGGTGCAGTTGCAGGTGCTGGAGTGGGGATATATAATCATTCTTCAGCGACTAGTGGTGTTGTGGGTGGATTAATTGGAGCGGCTGTAGGTGGAATAGCAGGAAAACTCACAGAAGATACAATCTTCCAAATGCAAGTAGATATTAATGTTCGCCAAAAAATAGCTGGAGGCACGATTAATACTAATGCTAGTAGTTCGAGACAGGCTTCTGTGAATGACCAAAGAAGAGCGGGTTTCTTAAATAGCTTTGCAGGTGATGTGGCAAGTACACAAAAAACAGGCAAACTTAATGATAATAGGGCTAATTACAATGAGCAAGTTTATGCTAGTGATTATTCTGAGAAGCAAACCACTCTTTTTGCAGAAGCTACTAAGTTAAATCTTAAACTAGAAGAGGCGATTCCTGTTTTAGAAGATAAAATTGCAACACAAATTAGCGGAATCTTTTAG
- a CDS encoding GGDEF domain-containing protein, which translates to MREDLAGANLPNFETGGIEERTSSFDSIPSFDSTSTIQSQEESKPANDDSIESYGMHIIQTMVANGVPPTPYNYKIYFEKLLENKSQDFKNSAIQFLQTELIPSEKQASLENKVLKAQSRMINTLRLVSALFSNFQLLQNILKKHEKEIDSVQNANILQNIITLFERELKKIGEISTKQLKDIKTAYDQTTNVIEDITQEIICDSRYNIYNQRFLENKIQKECQDSAIDKHKSSLLLLKITKNLEKKVTSEKNAVLINKTITKILQKTANRSDILAYYGEGIFGILLNHRDKESAKRFANNLSEKVVETNVYLGDEELSLSICSGICEIDEQSKAREILKNTLEALKKASNSNLSFVVYGEK; encoded by the coding sequence ATGAGAGAAGATTTAGCGGGAGCAAATTTACCCAACTTTGAAACTGGCGGAATCGAAGAGAGAACTTCAAGCTTTGATTCTATTCCTTCTTTTGATTCAACTAGCACTATCCAAAGCCAAGAAGAATCCAAACCCGCTAATGATGATTCAATAGAATCTTATGGAATGCATATTATCCAGACTATGGTGGCAAATGGCGTTCCGCCAACACCTTATAACTACAAAATTTATTTTGAAAAGCTTTTGGAGAACAAATCTCAAGATTTCAAAAACAGCGCTATACAATTTCTCCAAACAGAATTAATCCCTTCTGAAAAGCAAGCATCGCTAGAAAACAAAGTGCTTAAAGCTCAAAGCAGAATGATTAATACACTCCGTCTTGTTAGCGCACTTTTTAGCAATTTTCAACTGCTTCAAAATATTCTCAAAAAACACGAAAAAGAGATTGATTCTGTCCAAAATGCTAATATTTTACAAAATATTATCACTCTTTTTGAAAGAGAACTCAAGAAAATTGGCGAGATCTCAACCAAGCAGCTAAAAGATATTAAAACAGCTTATGATCAAACCACCAATGTAATAGAAGATATTACCCAAGAGATTATTTGCGATAGTCGCTACAATATCTATAATCAACGCTTTTTAGAAAATAAGATTCAGAAGGAATGTCAAGACTCAGCCATAGACAAACACAAATCCTCTCTTCTTTTACTCAAAATCACAAAAAATCTAGAAAAAAAGGTTACCTCAGAAAAAAATGCAGTTTTAATTAATAAAACTATCACAAAAATACTCCAAAAAACCGCAAACCGCAGCGACATACTTGCCTATTATGGAGAGGGCATATTTGGTATTTTGCTCAATCACAGGGACAAAGAAAGCGCTAAGCGTTTTGCTAATAATCTTTCTGAAAAAGTTGTGGAGACCAATGTTTATCTTGGCGATGAAGAGTTATCTTTAAGTATTTGCAGTGGAATTTGCGAAATTGATGAGCAATCAAAGGCAAGAGAAATCCTTAAAAATACTCTTGAAGCTCTCAAGAAAGCCTCAAATAGTAATCTTTCGTTTGTTGTTTATGGAGAAAAATAA
- the tig gene encoding trigger factor — MNPSLKVNKINSANANAQATIALSELDKKINEVTKVASKNLKIDGFRKGKIPAAIIKSRYGKQLETDAQRECVQDLLQEILKELNVKADALIGDPRITKFDKKDNGIEVEIELSLTPEIPLDNVESCIPEVKIPEVTEEEINKRLEEIADARAPLVGIEDARRKLKDGEYAKINFEGFIDGEPFEGGKAENYLLKIGSKSFIEGFEDQLIGMKKDEEKDIQVIFPENYHAANLAGKPATFKVKLNEIQTKGKIEIDDNFAKTLLPEEKEANVALLKEKIKEQIAAEKKQALYNNELKATLIENIHKAIDFDLPNLIVEQEMDLLLRNEFAKLAKEEQEKLAKDTEALKAKREEQRNAAQKSVKTTFIIDAIARRDNIDIHENEILNTIYYEAMAMRQDPKMVLEYYKNNNLIPAIKMAMLEDRILTNLLNKNAQ; from the coding sequence ATGAATCCGAGTTTAAAGGTCAATAAAATCAATAGTGCAAACGCGAATGCACAAGCTACTATCGCACTTAGTGAGCTAGATAAGAAAATTAATGAAGTTACTAAAGTTGCTAGTAAAAATCTCAAGATTGATGGTTTTAGAAAAGGAAAAATTCCAGCCGCTATTATCAAGTCTCGCTATGGCAAACAACTAGAAACAGATGCGCAAAGAGAATGTGTGCAAGACTTATTGCAAGAAATTTTAAAAGAACTTAATGTTAAAGCCGATGCACTCATAGGTGATCCAAGAATCACAAAATTTGATAAAAAAGATAATGGAATTGAAGTCGAAATTGAATTAAGTCTAACACCAGAGATTCCATTAGACAATGTAGAAAGTTGCATTCCAGAGGTTAAGATTCCAGAAGTTACTGAAGAAGAAATTAACAAAAGGTTAGAAGAGATTGCTGATGCAAGAGCTCCGCTTGTAGGCATAGAAGATGCTAGAAGAAAGCTCAAAGATGGCGAATACGCAAAAATTAACTTTGAAGGGTTTATTGATGGAGAGCCTTTTGAAGGAGGCAAGGCAGAAAATTATCTCTTAAAAATCGGTAGCAAATCTTTCATTGAAGGTTTTGAAGATCAGCTCATTGGAATGAAAAAAGATGAAGAAAAAGATATTCAAGTAATATTCCCAGAAAACTATCATGCCGCAAATCTAGCAGGAAAACCAGCAACTTTTAAAGTTAAACTCAATGAAATCCAAACTAAAGGTAAAATAGAGATTGATGATAACTTTGCCAAAACACTCTTGCCAGAAGAAAAAGAGGCTAATGTTGCGTTGCTTAAAGAAAAAATCAAGGAACAAATTGCTGCAGAAAAAAAACAAGCGCTTTACAATAACGAATTAAAAGCTACATTAATTGAAAATATCCACAAAGCCATTGACTTTGATTTGCCTAATCTCATTGTCGAACAAGAGATGGACTTACTCTTAAGAAATGAGTTTGCCAAACTCGCAAAAGAAGAACAAGAAAAATTAGCCAAAGACACTGAAGCACTCAAAGCTAAACGCGAAGAGCAAAGAAACGCTGCACAAAAAAGCGTTAAAACCACTTTCATTATCGATGCAATTGCAAGACGCGATAATATTGATATTCATGAAAATGAAATTCTTAACACAATTTATTATGAAGCAATGGCGATGCGTCAAGATCCAAAAATGGTCTTAGAATACTACAAAAATAATAATCTTATCCCTGCTATTAAAATGGCAATGCTAGAAGATAGAATCTTGACTAATCTACTCAACAAGAATGCACAATGA
- a CDS encoding molybdenum cofactor guanylyltransferase, producing MKNCVILCGGKSSRMGQKKENLDFFGESLADFQAKKMQKIFPQVYFSGKKPISNSSHFQTLLDLNTEFAPIFGLESILQTLKTDIFILSIDTPFLSEESITKLIDSYQKAKKPTFAKNQKIHPLLGIYTYEALTPIQQQIAKKNYRLMDLLGLLSANFVEIPEFQTQNLNTPKEYQNALQGYLNG from the coding sequence ATGAAAAATTGTGTAATTTTGTGTGGTGGAAAAAGCTCAAGAATGGGGCAAAAGAAAGAAAATTTAGATTTTTTTGGTGAAAGTTTGGCAGATTTTCAAGCCAAAAAAATGCAAAAAATCTTTCCACAAGTCTATTTTTCTGGCAAAAAGCCTATATCTAACTCAAGTCATTTCCAAACTCTTTTGGATTTAAATACAGAATTTGCTCCTATTTTTGGCTTAGAAAGCATTTTGCAAACACTTAAAACAGACATTTTTATCCTTAGTATTGACACTCCTTTTTTAAGCGAAGAAAGCATTACAAAACTCATTGATTCTTACCAAAAAGCTAAAAAGCCAACCTTTGCTAAGAATCAAAAAATCCATCCACTTCTTGGAATTTACACCTATGAAGCTCTTACTCCCATTCAACAACAAATCGCAAAAAAAAATTATCGTTTAATGGACTTATTAGGGCTTCTTAGCGCTAATTTTGTAGAGATTCCAGAATTCCAAACCCAAAATCTCAATACCCCCAAAGAATATCAAAATGCCTTACAAGGATATTTAAATGGCTGA